A DNA window from Myxococcales bacterium contains the following coding sequences:
- a CDS encoding type II secretion system protein M — MAIKANLSPRDQRALTVGLLVLGVLVLFGLPLVLSGLAAGKDSEVTELRSALAQVQAARAKVRDRRSREDAIGARYGKRAPALAGYLEQSARTQKLDVSDSVDRAEVPHGKRYVERNTLIHFKKAGMRPVSKFLEGLEQSGHPVSVSRLNVRKRSGEPDSFDVEVGVSAYDRAEVAAKKEPK, encoded by the coding sequence ATGGCGATCAAGGCAAACCTCAGCCCCCGCGATCAGCGCGCGCTCACCGTGGGGCTGCTGGTGCTCGGCGTGCTCGTCCTGTTCGGCCTCCCGCTCGTGCTCTCGGGCCTCGCGGCGGGCAAGGACTCGGAGGTCACCGAGCTGCGCTCCGCGCTCGCCCAGGTGCAGGCCGCGCGCGCGAAGGTGCGCGACCGCAGGAGCCGGGAGGATGCGATCGGCGCGCGTTACGGCAAGCGCGCGCCGGCGCTGGCCGGCTACCTCGAGCAGTCGGCGCGGACGCAGAAGCTCGACGTCAGCGACTCGGTGGACCGGGCCGAGGTGCCGCACGGAAAACGTTACGTCGAACGCAATACATTGATACATTTCAAGAAAGCCGGCATGCGTCCCGTCTCCAAGTTCCTCGAAGGGCTCGAGCAGAGCGGGCACCCCGTGTCCGTGTCGCGCCTGAACGTGCGCAAGCGCAGCGGCGAGCCCGACTCGTTCGACGTGGAGGTCGGCGTGTCGGCCTACGATCGCGCCGAGGTGGCCGCCAAGAAGGAGCCCAAGTGA
- the gspN gene encoding type II secretion system protein GspN: MTQQMKERLRAVGRWILYPTFFLVAFLVFLSWTFPYDKLKERLVFTFNAQQRASSSQQELQIDSLDSHFVTGVRATGVHLLMPPVEPGKPPVELKLDEARARVSLLSLLFGNKDVTFTLKAFEGQIEGEFIDKGKERIIRVEFDSVDVGKIDMLSQQLGVPMEGKLFGKVDLRLPEGKASKGSGVVNLEIRDLSVGDGKAKIKGLLELPKLTVGALRFEAEAKEGVLKVSKFGAAGKDLELSGDGRIQMRELANDSGLDLAVRFKVNDGFRGKNDKTKSIFGAPGSNIPPLFELDPTVKRAKTPDGFYAFQVKGQLGKPQFLPAAGLGGLGTSRGGSP; the protein is encoded by the coding sequence ATGACCCAGCAGATGAAGGAGCGCCTCCGCGCCGTCGGGCGCTGGATCCTCTACCCGACCTTCTTTCTGGTCGCGTTTCTCGTGTTCCTGTCGTGGACGTTCCCGTACGACAAGCTGAAGGAGCGCCTCGTCTTCACGTTCAATGCGCAGCAGCGCGCGTCGAGCTCGCAGCAAGAGCTGCAGATCGACTCTCTCGACTCGCACTTCGTCACGGGCGTGCGGGCCACTGGCGTCCACCTGCTGATGCCGCCGGTCGAGCCGGGCAAGCCGCCGGTCGAGCTCAAGCTCGACGAGGCGCGTGCGCGCGTTTCGCTGCTCTCGCTCCTCTTCGGCAACAAGGACGTCACCTTCACCCTCAAGGCGTTCGAGGGCCAGATCGAGGGTGAGTTCATCGACAAGGGCAAGGAGCGCATCATCCGGGTCGAGTTCGACTCGGTCGACGTCGGCAAGATCGACATGCTGAGCCAGCAATTGGGCGTCCCCATGGAGGGAAAGCTCTTCGGGAAGGTCGACCTGCGCCTCCCCGAGGGCAAGGCCTCGAAGGGCTCCGGCGTCGTCAACCTCGAGATCCGCGACCTCTCAGTCGGCGACGGCAAGGCCAAGATCAAGGGGCTCCTCGAGCTGCCGAAGCTCACGGTGGGCGCTCTGCGGTTCGAGGCCGAGGCGAAAGAGGGAGTCCTCAAGGTCAGCAAGTTCGGCGCCGCTGGAAAGGATCTCGAGCTCTCGGGCGACGGTCGCATCCAAATGCGCGAGCTCGCGAACGACTCGGGCCTCGATCTCGCGGTGCGCTTCAAGGTGAACGACGGCTTCCGTGGGAAGAACGACAAGACGAAGAGCATCTTCGGCGCCCCGGGGTCGAACATCCCCCCGCTCTTCGAGCTCGATCCGACCGTCAAGCGGGCCAAGACCCCGGACGGTTTCTATGCGTTCCAGGTGAAGGGGCAGCTCGGCAAGCCCCAGTTCTTGCCGGCCGCCGGCCTCGGCGGCCTCGGCACGTCACGCGGAGGCTCTCCATGA
- a CDS encoding BtpA/SgcQ family protein gives MSVVTTKKGGLLVGVIHLAALPGSPGASRPLRDIVAECVQSARVLAAEGFDLCMVENYGDVPFFRGAVPPVTTAAMTLCAAAVRDAAPGLPLGVNVLRNDALTALSIAHVVGAACVRVNVLTGARVTDQGVIEGAAAELLRARASLGAGGVAIWADVDVKHSSALAPQTLAQETSDLVVRALADAVLVTGPGTGLAADTAKLREVSLATRASARPGVRVPVLVASGATVASLPTLAEHADGVIVGSALRADGHAGGPIDAGAAATFAAAFRRAFPR, from the coding sequence ATGAGCGTCGTCACCACGAAGAAGGGTGGCCTGCTGGTCGGTGTCATCCATTTGGCCGCGCTGCCCGGCAGCCCGGGCGCCTCGCGCCCGCTCCGCGACATCGTCGCCGAGTGTGTGCAGTCTGCACGCGTCCTCGCGGCAGAGGGCTTCGACCTCTGCATGGTCGAGAACTACGGCGACGTGCCGTTCTTTCGCGGCGCCGTCCCTCCGGTGACGACGGCGGCGATGACCCTCTGCGCCGCCGCCGTGCGCGACGCGGCCCCCGGGCTGCCCCTCGGCGTGAACGTGCTGCGTAACGACGCGCTCACGGCGCTCTCGATCGCCCATGTCGTCGGCGCCGCGTGCGTTCGGGTCAACGTGCTGACCGGGGCGCGCGTCACGGATCAAGGCGTCATCGAGGGGGCCGCGGCCGAGCTGCTCCGCGCGCGGGCCTCGCTGGGGGCCGGCGGCGTCGCCATCTGGGCCGACGTCGACGTGAAGCACTCGTCCGCGCTGGCACCGCAGACGCTCGCGCAGGAGACCAGCGATCTCGTGGTCCGTGCGCTCGCCGACGCCGTCCTCGTGACGGGGCCTGGCACCGGACTCGCGGCCGACACGGCCAAGCTCCGCGAGGTGTCCCTCGCCACGCGGGCCTCTGCGCGGCCAGGCGTTCGGGTGCCGGTGCTCGTCGCCAGCGGCGCCACCGTCGCGTCGCTCCCGACCCTCGCGGAGCACGCCGACGGCGTGATCGTGGGCAGCGCCCTGCGGGCCGACGGCCACGCGGGCGGACCCATCGACGCCGGCGCCGCGGCCACCTTCGCCGCGGCGTTTCGCCGGGCGTTTCCTCGCTAG